The following nucleotide sequence is from Calidithermus timidus DSM 17022.
GGCCCCCCGTTGGAACGACCCCCATAGGCCAGCTTGGCCCGCAGCAGCTCTATCTGGGACAAGAGCCGTCGCCAAGCCTGCTCTGTGTCGCTCCCCGCTTCACGCTTGTAGCGCTCGAAGACGTCCTCGAGCCGGCGGAACTCGTGGAAGTAGTTGCGAAACTGGCTCGACTTGAGCTTGTTCTGCCCCTGCCCTTCGCTGCGAATCTCCTGGGCCCAACTTTTGGCTTCTTCATCAAAAAGCCCTCTTCGGTAAATGCCCTTTTCCGAGTTTTCAAAAAACTCCATACATCCTCCTTACCGCTCCAGATAAAGCCCCCACTGCACCCACACCGGCAGGTGTCGCCAGGCGGGGGTTTGGTGGTCGGTTAGCTGTAGGTAGTGTTGCCGAATTTGGTCGTCTCGCTCGCGCAGGGTGTAGGCCAAAAGCGGCTTGTAGCGCATCTGCTGGGCTGGGTCTTTCTGCGACTGGTGCTGCCGCCACAGCCGCAGCAGGCGGTAGGCCAGGGCGCTGGTCAGGCCCGCCTTGTCCCCAGAGTTCAGGTGTTTCTGCAAGTCCTGCACCCAGGGCACCAGGTCCCGCAGCTCCGCCCAGGGCACGCTCTGACCAAAAAGGTGGAGCCGGCCCCGCCCATCTTTCTTGGCCTGCTGCTCGGCCTCCTGCACGGCCTCGGCCAGCAAGGGGATGGGCAGGCTGGGGTTCACCAGCACAAACCCGCCCGAAAGGCTGAGCTGGGGGTGCTGGGTGAAGCCTCGGTAGAGCGCCTCCAGGTCCAGGGCAAACTCCAGCAGCACGTCCCAGGGCCCCAGCAAGAAGAGGTCGTCGCCCCCGGCGTAGACCGAGTAGATGAGGGGGTAGCGCCGGGCTTTTTCCTGGGCCTTTAGGCTGTCCCAGCCCAGGCGAGAAGCGTAGGTCTGGGGGTTCTTGATGAGCTCCAGCACCTCCCCGGCAAAGAAGAGCTCGAGCATCCGCGAGAGGCTCGCGATGCGGCTGGGGCTGCTGTGGTCTTTCCCCTTTTCGTCCTGGAAGCCCGTGGCGAAGGCCTCGCCCATGCGGTCGGCGTCGAGCATCAGGGCCCCCAGGTACTTGGCCCCGGTGGAAAGCTCGGCCAGCTCGGCCAGGGTGAGCGGGTCGTCTTCTCTGCGGCCCCCTTCTTCCTCTTCCCAAAGGCCCTGCTCCCTGGCCCAGGCTTGGTACTCGTCCAGGTTGCGCCAATTGCCGGTTCGCACGGCGTCCTTGAGGGTAGGGATGTGCCCGGCCAGGAGGCGCACCTCCCAGGGGTGGGCCGCGGGGGTGAAGGCGAGGCGGGTGCGCAGGGTGTGGACATCGGAGGGCTCGAGGGCCACCCGCAAGCTGGGAAAGCGGTAGTGGGGCTGAGGCGCGTCCCCGGGGAAGAACCCTATCTCCCCTCGCTTGGGGATCAGCCGGCCCACGTGGGCATCGCGCTCACAGCCGTAACAAAGTTCCTCGGTGGCCGATTTGGCTGGGCGCGCCCCACAGGCCCGGCAGGGGCGCAGGCTCTGCGGGCCCGCGCTCAGGTAGGGTTGGCCGAGCTGGCTTTGCAAGGGCTTTAGCTTGGCCAAGGCCAGCTTGCGGTGGGCTTCCCCCAGCACCCGGCTGAAGGACTTGAAACCCGAGGGGGCAAAGGCGTACGCCGCCAGGAAGGGCAGCAGGGTCGCCCCTTGCTTCAGGGCCCACGTCTCCCACTCCCGGCGCACCTCATCGAGCGCCTTCAGCACGGCCTCGGTGTTGGGCAACAGCAGGTAGAACTTGCCCCCCGCGCTCATGATGCGCTGCAAAGGGGTGAAACCGGTGCGCCGCAGCAAGTCTAATCCCATGGCCTCGGCGGCCAGCGAAACTTCTAGGCTGCGCGCCCGCAGCCGCTTGGCCAGGCCCCCCACCCCGGTCTGGGCCCCCTGGATGCGGTAGATGTGGTTCTGGATGCCCCCCAGGTCGCCCAGCACCAGCAGAAACTTCTCGGGCTTTTCGTCCCTAAGGGCTTCCACGCTGGGCGAACCGCCGTGATAGGCCCACAAAGCCGCCGCGATGGCTCCGGTCAGGCGCAGGTGATCGAAAAGCGAAACATCCGGCTCGCCCTGGGTGTCCGAGGGCACGTTCCACAAAAGCTCCTGGAAGATGCCCAAGAGGTTCAAAAGCAGGGCTTCGGGGCTTGGTTTGAGCCGGGCCAGTTCCCCGAGCCGCGCGTCCAGCCGCTCGGCCACTCGCCAGTAAGTGTCCCTCGACACGTTGGGTTTGGCTTCTGGATAAGCCCCCCCGGCCTTCTGGCCCACCTCTTGGTTGGCCCGCACCATGCTGTAGCCCCAGTCCCGCTGGCCGCACTGCTCCTGCACCCACAGGCCCGCCAGCACCGACTTGAGCGGTGTGTCGGGTGCGTGACCGCCTTTTTCGTCCACCTCTTTGCGCTCGCTCGAGGCGTAGGTGTCGGCCAGGGCCACGCACCACTCGGCGGGGTTGGTGGGTTTCCAGGGCGTGTCACGCCAGCCCTCGTGGTGGCGGGCGGCGGTGGGGGCGAGCCCCTCCAAACTCGGAAAAAGCTGCCCCCACCGCCGAATGACCCAATCGGTGTAAGCCGGATGACTCCAATCGGCAACCCCTTCGGGCACACGGCCCCAGTGGGCCCGCTGGTAGAGCTTGCCGATGTCGTGGAGGAGGGCGGCTAAGGCAAGGTGTGAAGCATCGGGCATTTGCAGTTAGTCTAACCACAGACCTCGAACATTTCATAGGGAAAATTTTCAGCGTCGGGGGTCGTGGGAGTGTCAATGCTCTGATGCGTGGAGCTCTTCCCGCTCGAGCAGGCTAACTTGGCCCTGGAGCGGCTGAGGAGCGGTCGGGTGCGGGGGGCGGCGGTGCTGGTGATGGGCGGGAGCCCAACGATGGGGGGCTGATGGGCGTCTACCGGCGCGCCCGCATCGCGACGGGATTTGTCGCGACCCCGCTGGACTTTGGGGGCCATGGGGCTACGCACGAAGGACGGCTTGGAGAAGTGGCCTGCGGTCCTGGGGAGAGGGGGGCTTTGCCTCGGCGCCATCCTGGCGCTGTTCAGGCTGCTACAGCCGCAGGGCGCGGCGCAATGGCGACGACGTCAAGACGGGTACGGGAGCTTGAGGGATTGCGCTTTGATTTGGGTACAATTCCTCAGGCGTCATGAAAGCACCCCTGAGCGACCTCGAGGCCACCCTGCGGCAGCTGGTACATACAGGGCGCATGGATCTCGCCATCAGGGTCCTGGCGGAGGCTTTTGCCCAAGCCCGCAGCCTCGAGGCCCAGCGTCGGGTCTTGTCGACGCTCTTCCCCTCGATACCCGGGGATTGCTTCCGCACCGACGCCCAGGCCGCCGAGCTCTACGCCCATGCCCTGTGCCGTGTGCGGGAGCCGGAGGAGCTCCTGGCTTTCTGCCAGGAGGCCGGGGTCGCCACCCCCATGATGAGGCTCTACCGCGCCTGGGCGCTTTCGCGGCTGGATCGGGTGAAGGAGGCGCTGGAGGAGATCGAGGCCCTGGACGAAGCTGTGCTGAGCGACAAGGGGCTTTACTGGCGCAGCCGAGCGGAACTGTGGGCCAAGCTGGGCTTGCCGGGCTGGGAAGAGGCTTATGCACGAGCCAGGGAGCACCTCCAGCACGAGGCCTTGGGGCGTTGCCTGATCGACGAGGGGAGCTACCTCTACGCAGCAGGCCGGGTGCCCGCCGCCCGCGCCCGCTGGTCGGAGGCGCTGGCTTACCTGCAGAGCGATCCCTACTACCTGGCCTGGGCGCACTACAACCTAGGCATCAGCGCGCTGAGCGCACCCGCCGAAGCCGAGCGGCACCTGCTCGAGGCCGAGCGGCTTAGCCGCAAGCCCGCCGCCCGCCCCATCCGGGCCAGGGCGCTGTGTGGGCTGGGAGCGGCCCGGCGCATCCTGGGAGAGTGGCCCAGGGCCCTCGCTTGCTACCGCGAAGCCCTGCGGGTGGCCGAGGAAGCCGACGACCGCCAGCAGGCTTTGTGGGGCCTCGGTCACACCTCGAGGCTTTGCGGTCGGGTGGCAGAAGCGCTGGGCTACTTTCAGCAAGCCCTCGCGCTCGGGGTTTCGTCCTCCGGGTGGCTCTACGCCGACATCGCCGCTGCGCACCTGCTGCTGGGCGACGAGGAGGGGGCCAGGGAGGCCGCCGAGAGGGCGACCCACCTCAAAGAGCGGGGGCGCTTCCTGTTGGCGGTGGTGCGGGCGGAGCTGGAGCGGCGCCGGGGCAACCCTGTGAGGCTGGGGGGCTTCAAGCTGCCCAACCTGTGGAGCCGGGAGGAGGCGTTGTGTTTTCCCGAACTCTTCGCCCTCCTCGCCCCATCCGGACCGGCGCTCGAGCCCAAGACCCAGGCCAGGGTCGAGGTCTGGGCGGCGGGCTTGCTGCGGGTGAAGGTCAACGGGCGGCCCATCCCCCTCAGGCCGACTGGACGCCCGGCGGAACTGCTGGCGCTTTTGCTCGAGGGCGAGGGGGAACAGAGCATGGATGCCCTGCTCAACGCCCTTTATCCCGATGCCCCAGCCACCCCCGAGGGCCGCCGCAAGGCCTACAAATCGCTGTGGGAAAACGTCTCCAAGCTGCGCCGGGCGCTGGGTTGGCCCCAGAGCATTCGCAGCGAAGGTGGTTCGCTGCGCCTTGACCCCGACGCCCACTGGGTCTACGACATGGACGACCCTGCTGCTCGGGCCAGAAAGGTCTTCCTGGAGGGCATTTACAGCAATTGGGTCCAGGAGCGGCGCCAGGAACTCGAGGGTCCCTTTAGCCCGCAGGAAGCTTTTTAAGCCCTTCGCTTGCTTTTCCCCATCGCGCTGCGGCGTAAGTGTGGGAAGCGCTCAGATTGGTGGGTAAATGCTTAAGTCAATTAGAATCAAATAAACTGCCAATCAAATAACGCTGATGACATAAATGGACATCTGCTGGGTGGGTTGTCGCTATACTCCGGCCTAAACCCCGGAGATTGAGCAGCCATGGGCAAAACCACGCGACACGAACCCGCTACCCACCAGAAGGCTCGTCGCCTCGGCGAGGCTCGTCGGTGGTTGCTGGCGAGGCCCTACACCGCGCAGGAATTGGCGGATGCCCTCGAGGTGCACCTCCGCACCGCCCAGCGCTACATCGCCGAGCTGGAAGCGCTGCCGCTGGACGACCGGTGTCGGCCCCCGCGCTACCGGCTCCTGACCTCCGAGGACCTCGGCCCGGTGGAGGCCTTGGTCACGCACAGCGCCCTGCGTATGCTCTACCACCACACCCCAGGGCACAACGCCCTCTACCTCGAGGCCCTCCTCAAGCTCGCCCGCCGCATGCCCGAGCCCGCCCAGAGCGTGGCGATCCGCAGCGCCGAGGACCTCAAGCGCCGCCTCTCCCACCGGCTCGACGAGGGCGACGCGCTGGGCAAGGTGGCCGAGGCCTGGTTCCGCCAGCAGGTCCTGGAGTTCTACTACCACAAGCCCGGCGGCTCGGGGCAGGCCCGGCGCAACGAGCTCGAGGTCTACTTCATCGAGATATCCCGCCTCAACCTAGGGGTTTACGTCATCGGCTACGAGCGGGGCTACCACAAAGCCCTGCGCACCTACAAGCTCAACCGCATGAGTCGCATCCGCCCGATCGGGGAGGAGGGGGCCTATACCATCCCCGCCGATTTCGATCCCCGCCAGTACCTCTCCAACGCCTGGGGAGTCGTGGGCGGCAGCGGGGGGGAGCCGGTTCAGGTGCGCTTGCGCTTCAAGAAGGAGGCGGCCTACCGGTTGCGGGAAGGGGGTTACCCCGACATGGAGCTGCTGGACTTGCCGGAGGGAGGCCTCGAGGCCCGCTTCACCGTCGGCACCGATAGCCACAACTTTCCCCTCGAGCTTCTCTCCTGGGTGCAGAGCTGGGGGCCCAGGGTGGAGGTGCTGGAGCCGGAAAACCTCCGGCGGCGGTGGCTCGAGGAGGCCCGGCAGGTGGCGGCGATGTGCGACAAGATTTGACGCTTTGGGGGAAGACACTGCAATGGTGCTTTCTGAACGCGCAAAAGCATTGTGGGCCAAGAGCGATCAGGACAAGGAAAAGGGCCAGTGGCACCCCCTCATCGCCCATCTACTGGATGTGGCCGCCTGTGCCGAGCTGATTCTGGAGCGGGAGCCAAAACGCACTTTGGAGCTCTACGCTAAGGACCTTGGCCTACCGCCCGAGCAGGCCAAAGCCTGGATCTGCGCCCTGGCCGGCCTGCACGACCTCGGCAAGGCCAGCCCGGCCTTCCAGCAGAAGTGGCCTGAGGGTATGGAGCGGGTCTGGGCCGCAGGGCTAACCTGGACCACTCCCCCAACACCGCCGCCCGATGACCTTTCCCACAGCGTGATTGGTGAGGAAGTGCTGCCCGATCTCCTCGAGGCGCGAGGCTGGGTGCGCAGGGCCGCCGAAAACGTCGCCGCTGCGGTAGGCGAGCACCACGGTTTTCGGGCAACGCAACAGGACCTAGACAGCGTTACGGGCAAGGAAAAAGGCGGGGAGGACTGGTACAAGGTGCGGGCTGAGCTTTTTGAGGCGGTGCTCGAGGTGCTCGGTGTGGGCGAGGCGCCGGGGGTCTGTATCTACGGAGGCGCGGCCTTCGAGCGCCTGGCGGGCCTGACCAGCTTCGCCGACTGGATCGGCTCGAGCCTCGACTTCCACCCCCTCGGCGATGACCTGGCTGGGTACTACCAGCGTGCCAAAGCGCGGGCCGCACAAAAGCTCGATAGCCTGGGCTGGTTCAAGCGGGAGCCCTTGATGCCCGAGCCGCAGAGCCTGGAAGCGGTGTTTGCCTACTTGGGCAAGCCCGATCAGCCCTTCAAAGCCCGCCCGCTGCAGAGCACGATGGAGCGCTTGCTGGAGGGGATACACACCCCTGCGCTATTCCTGGTCGAAGCCCCGATGGGTGAGGGCAAGACCGAGGCCGCCTTCTACGCCCACCTGCGGTTGCAGGCGGCCAACGGGCACCGGGGGATGTACCTCGCCTTGCCCACCCAGGCCACCGGCAACCTGATGTTCGAGCGGGCCAAGGCCTTCTTAGACCCCTACGGAAAATCCCGCCGGCTCGACCTACAACTCCTGCACGGGGCCAGTGAGCTGGTGGAGGCGTACCAAAAGATCCGCGTGCGCCCCAACCTGCCCGACGAGGGGGAAGGGGTAGAAGCCCAGGTCTGGTTTTCCCACCGAAAACGGGGCCTGCTCTCGGAATACGCGGTCGGGACGGTGGATCAGGCGCTTTTGAGCGTCCTGCCCACCAAGCACCACTTCGTGCGGTTGTGGGGCTTGGGCAACCGGGTGGTGGTGCTGGACGAGGTTCACGCCTACGACACCTACACCAGCGGCCTCATCGAGTCGCTGGTGCGCTGGCTGAGGGCTTTGGGCTCGTCGGTGGTGTTGATGAGCGCCACGCTGCCCAAGGCCAAGCGGGAGAGCCTGCTCAGGGCCTTTGGGGCGCAGTGCGCTCCGGAGGCGCCCTACCCCCGCATCACTCGAGCCCTGGCGGGCGACCCCACTCCCGTGGCCGAGCGCTTTGCGGCGCGGGAGCAGCCCACCCTCACCCTGCGGTCCCTGCCCCTGGAGCTAGAAGCCCTGGCGGAGCGGGCGCTCGAGCAGGCCAGGCAAGGCGGCTGTGTGGCCTGCATCGTCAACACCGTGCAGCGGGCGCAGGAGCTGTACCAGAGGCTGGTGGGCAAAGCGGATGGGGTAGAGCTAAGCCTGTTCCACGCCCGCTATCCGCTCGAGGAGCGCTTAGCGCGCGAGCGGGCCGTCGTCGCCAAGTTCGGCAAGGAGGGCCAGCGTCCTCCAAAGGCCATCCTGGTCGCCACCCAGGTGGTCGAGCAGTCCCTCGACCTCGACTTCGACGTGATGTTCACCGACCTGGCCCCCATTGACCTGATGCTCCAGCGCGCCGGGCGCTTGCACCGCCATCAGGGA
It contains:
- the csm2 gene encoding type III-A CRISPR-associated protein Csm2, with the translated sequence MEFFENSEKGIYRRGLFDEEAKSWAQEIRSEGQGQNKLKSSQFRNYFHEFRRLEDVFERYKREAGSDTEQAWRRLLSQIELLRAKLAYGGRSNGGPLQSFPLFRQKMDELLSDAKKSEKHFAAVMLFLEAVLAYFYGLEGERNHEATPRGPQPQGRR
- the cas10 gene encoding type III-A CRISPR-associated protein Cas10/Csm1 produces the protein MPDASHLALAALLHDIGKLYQRAHWGRVPEGVADWSHPAYTDWVIRRWGQLFPSLEGLAPTAARHHEGWRDTPWKPTNPAEWCVALADTYASSERKEVDEKGGHAPDTPLKSVLAGLWVQEQCGQRDWGYSMVRANQEVGQKAGGAYPEAKPNVSRDTYWRVAERLDARLGELARLKPSPEALLLNLLGIFQELLWNVPSDTQGEPDVSLFDHLRLTGAIAAALWAYHGGSPSVEALRDEKPEKFLLVLGDLGGIQNHIYRIQGAQTGVGGLAKRLRARSLEVSLAAEAMGLDLLRRTGFTPLQRIMSAGGKFYLLLPNTEAVLKALDEVRREWETWALKQGATLLPFLAAYAFAPSGFKSFSRVLGEAHRKLALAKLKPLQSQLGQPYLSAGPQSLRPCRACGARPAKSATEELCYGCERDAHVGRLIPKRGEIGFFPGDAPQPHYRFPSLRVALEPSDVHTLRTRLAFTPAAHPWEVRLLAGHIPTLKDAVRTGNWRNLDEYQAWAREQGLWEEEEGGRREDDPLTLAELAELSTGAKYLGALMLDADRMGEAFATGFQDEKGKDHSSPSRIASLSRMLELFFAGEVLELIKNPQTYASRLGWDSLKAQEKARRYPLIYSVYAGGDDLFLLGPWDVLLEFALDLEALYRGFTQHPQLSLSGGFVLVNPSLPIPLLAEAVQEAEQQAKKDGRGRLHLFGQSVPWAELRDLVPWVQDLQKHLNSGDKAGLTSALAYRLLRLWRQHQSQKDPAQQMRYKPLLAYTLRERDDQIRQHYLQLTDHQTPAWRHLPVWVQWGLYLER
- the cas3 gene encoding CRISPR-associated helicase Cas3', with amino-acid sequence MAGYYQRAKARAAQKLDSLGWFKREPLMPEPQSLEAVFAYLGKPDQPFKARPLQSTMERLLEGIHTPALFLVEAPMGEGKTEAAFYAHLRLQAANGHRGMYLALPTQATGNLMFERAKAFLDPYGKSRRLDLQLLHGASELVEAYQKIRVRPNLPDEGEGVEAQVWFSHRKRGLLSEYAVGTVDQALLSVLPTKHHFVRLWGLGNRVVVLDEVHAYDTYTSGLIESLVRWLRALGSSVVLMSATLPKAKRESLLRAFGAQCAPEAPYPRITRALAGDPTPVAERFAAREQPTLTLRSLPLELEALAERALEQARQGGCVACIVNTVQRAQELYQRLVGKADGVELSLFHARYPLEERLARERAVVAKFGKEGQRPPKAILVATQVVEQSLDLDFDVMFTDLAPIDLMLQRAGRLHRHQGRERGPHTQPVLWVAGLEEGGVPDFGSAERVYERYVLLRSWLALRGRQEIRLPGDIDPLVQEVYSEPPPQGLSEAWRAALEQAQVCMDKRESTDRDEAFYAPFGQPDETKWLEPQTFPKLPDDEPNPDDDPDLLHTRKGSPSATVVLLHKVGGQLCLDESGKEAVSVASKLELSEAKRLFARSVKLSRHELTRNDFQALKEHRKAHGLPEKPWSQTPLLAHAHPVVLEGGRAVLGELELELHPELGIVYRR
- a CDS encoding helix-turn-helix transcriptional regulator, giving the protein MGKTTRHEPATHQKARRLGEARRWLLARPYTAQELADALEVHLRTAQRYIAELEALPLDDRCRPPRYRLLTSEDLGPVEALVTHSALRMLYHHTPGHNALYLEALLKLARRMPEPAQSVAIRSAEDLKRRLSHRLDEGDALGKVAEAWFRQQVLEFYYHKPGGSGQARRNELEVYFIEISRLNLGVYVIGYERGYHKALRTYKLNRMSRIRPIGEEGAYTIPADFDPRQYLSNAWGVVGGSGGEPVQVRLRFKKEAAYRLREGGYPDMELLDLPEGGLEARFTVGTDSHNFPLELLSWVQSWGPRVEVLEPENLRRRWLEEARQVAAMCDKI
- a CDS encoding tetratricopeptide repeat protein, which translates into the protein MKAPLSDLEATLRQLVHTGRMDLAIRVLAEAFAQARSLEAQRRVLSTLFPSIPGDCFRTDAQAAELYAHALCRVREPEELLAFCQEAGVATPMMRLYRAWALSRLDRVKEALEEIEALDEAVLSDKGLYWRSRAELWAKLGLPGWEEAYARAREHLQHEALGRCLIDEGSYLYAAGRVPAARARWSEALAYLQSDPYYLAWAHYNLGISALSAPAEAERHLLEAERLSRKPAARPIRARALCGLGAARRILGEWPRALACYREALRVAEEADDRQQALWGLGHTSRLCGRVAEALGYFQQALALGVSSSGWLYADIAAAHLLLGDEEGAREAAERATHLKERGRFLLAVVRAELERRRGNPVRLGGFKLPNLWSREEALCFPELFALLAPSGPALEPKTQARVEVWAAGLLRVKVNGRPIPLRPTGRPAELLALLLEGEGEQSMDALLNALYPDAPATPEGRRKAYKSLWENVSKLRRALGWPQSIRSEGGSLRLDPDAHWVYDMDDPAARARKVFLEGIYSNWVQERRQELEGPFSPQEAF